Proteins from one Leptospira fletcheri genomic window:
- a CDS encoding condensation domain-containing protein, whose translation MKTRIFPASPNQIRHWRHACRFPESPALNMTVGLRMEGFLDLDTLRLAVVRTLERHDSLFAKPFWADGELYWESAALKDPDSILEIVRCEDKRTVLEEIRNEAKRPFRLEEEYPVRARIFPISEFENIIILNVHHISLDGWSVELLIREIATRYNNLFLGDPDTNPKKTTSFEGFSKYQSEFELTSHGISDSSYWKKELENAKTGVGFPPDIRESGFSSWPLGRMSWSFLTAELSDLTKEAAKVAGVTPFIFLVGAFARLLGLESAEDDVLVGVPFVNRLRPEDANLVGFVVNTLPLRFKLSERNDSEYIRNVSRTCGAAFLHQRLPYVNILRDLGPEYETSAKPVFRTMFILQGSQTARNQFLGLNCNQSWISTGGAKYEQTWTIEERNGAYTLDVEWNPELFSDEKIACLMESYGEILRNLANHFVSGKDGKEGAGAGKNLSWPELKDLADFFSGPIVLESDSNLDLKIRRHGG comes from the coding sequence ATGAAAACTAGAATCTTTCCCGCATCGCCGAACCAGATCCGTCATTGGAGGCACGCGTGCAGGTTTCCAGAATCTCCCGCCTTAAATATGACGGTGGGTCTCCGCATGGAAGGTTTCCTCGATCTGGATACCCTTCGACTCGCAGTGGTAAGGACCTTGGAAAGACACGATTCCCTATTCGCGAAACCGTTTTGGGCGGACGGGGAATTGTATTGGGAAAGCGCCGCTTTGAAGGATCCGGATTCCATTCTCGAAATCGTAAGATGCGAAGATAAAAGAACGGTCCTGGAAGAGATTCGGAACGAGGCCAAAAGGCCCTTCCGATTGGAGGAAGAATATCCGGTAAGAGCGAGGATTTTTCCGATCTCGGAATTCGAGAACATCATAATATTAAATGTTCATCATATATCTTTGGACGGTTGGTCCGTCGAACTTCTGATCCGGGAGATCGCGACTCGCTACAACAATCTGTTCTTAGGAGATCCGGATACGAACCCGAAAAAAACGACTTCCTTCGAAGGATTTTCGAAATACCAATCCGAATTCGAACTTACCTCTCACGGAATTTCCGACTCGTCGTATTGGAAAAAGGAATTGGAGAACGCCAAAACCGGAGTCGGATTTCCGCCGGACATTCGCGAGTCGGGCTTTTCTTCCTGGCCTCTCGGTCGTATGTCCTGGAGTTTCTTGACCGCGGAACTTTCGGATCTTACGAAAGAGGCGGCTAAAGTCGCAGGGGTCACTCCGTTCATATTTCTAGTCGGAGCTTTTGCAAGGTTACTCGGCCTGGAAAGCGCCGAAGATGACGTTCTTGTGGGTGTCCCTTTCGTGAATCGTCTCAGGCCGGAAGACGCGAATTTGGTGGGGTTCGTAGTGAATACCTTGCCTTTACGTTTCAAACTTTCCGAACGAAACGATTCGGAGTATATTCGGAATGTTTCACGTACTTGCGGAGCCGCGTTCCTTCATCAAAGATTGCCTTACGTGAATATCCTGCGCGATTTAGGACCGGAGTATGAGACTTCCGCCAAACCGGTTTTTCGGACCATGTTCATTTTACAAGGAAGTCAAACGGCTCGGAATCAGTTCCTAGGTCTGAATTGCAACCAATCCTGGATCTCCACGGGAGGAGCGAAATACGAACAAACCTGGACCATCGAGGAAAGGAACGGCGCTTATACTTTGGATGTGGAATGGAATCCTGAATTATTTTCGGATGAGAAGATCGCTTGCCTGATGGAAAGTTACGGAGAAATTCTGAGAAACCTCGCGAATCATTTTGTCTCCGGCAAGGACGGAAAAGAAGGAGCCGGAGCTGGAAAAAATCTTTCTTGGCCGGAGCTAAAGGATCTTGCGGATTTTTTTTCCGGTCCGATCGTACTGGAATCGGATTCGAATCTGGACCTGAAGATCCGGAGACATGGAGGATAA
- a CDS encoding ATP-grasp domain-containing protein codes for MSHKKILILHDYQKIGKGMISAFPKDRYEVSVLTSGSPAGVFRSDLPSDVARVRKVKTDWGKDFFPEEDLLRETEIVTNDEACLFACSRLRRFFGLPVRSPSNQIAYSNKIVMKSYLSKAGISVPSFKRIDWDLYDFHTLPTEVAKEFSFPLVVKPEEGGYNEGVEILKDKDELSRWAELHSGEAGWQLETFVSGSLFHANSIILDGKIFPVQVGAYTSPPLGANFGRGFGSVTLPKEHGIHAIGTELNVKIAEVLGKEGRFILHTEFFMDRDRNATVIDVAARAPGALVSDMAEIHSKVNLEAANFRMQIGEEPCLPDETGIFAGWFWSCPKKDGSVTSLTLWGDHFGDLLRDLNGIALGIGNLQSLPWLEELYEN; via the coding sequence ATGTCCCATAAGAAAATTTTAATTTTACACGATTACCAGAAGATCGGAAAGGGGATGATTTCGGCGTTTCCGAAGGATCGATACGAAGTTTCCGTCCTTACTTCCGGGTCTCCCGCAGGAGTATTCCGCTCGGATTTGCCTTCCGACGTGGCCAGAGTCCGCAAGGTCAAGACAGACTGGGGAAAGGATTTTTTTCCGGAGGAGGATCTGCTCAGGGAAACGGAAATCGTCACGAATGACGAAGCTTGCTTATTCGCTTGTTCCCGGCTTAGGCGGTTTTTCGGGTTGCCGGTAAGATCCCCTTCCAACCAGATCGCGTATTCCAACAAGATCGTTATGAAATCCTACCTCTCGAAAGCCGGGATTTCGGTTCCTTCTTTCAAAAGAATCGACTGGGATCTTTACGACTTTCATACTCTTCCGACGGAAGTGGCAAAGGAATTCTCCTTTCCTCTCGTGGTGAAACCGGAGGAAGGAGGTTATAACGAAGGGGTAGAGATATTAAAGGATAAGGATGAATTGAGTCGTTGGGCGGAATTGCATTCGGGAGAGGCGGGGTGGCAATTGGAAACTTTCGTTTCCGGAAGTCTATTTCACGCGAATTCCATCATTCTGGACGGAAAGATCTTTCCCGTCCAAGTCGGAGCATATACGAGTCCGCCTCTAGGAGCCAACTTCGGACGCGGGTTCGGGAGCGTAACGCTTCCGAAAGAACACGGAATTCATGCGATTGGCACGGAACTGAACGTGAAGATCGCGGAAGTTCTAGGAAAGGAAGGTCGTTTTATTCTGCATACCGAATTCTTTATGGATCGGGATCGAAACGCCACGGTGATCGATGTTGCAGCGAGAGCTCCCGGGGCTCTCGTTTCGGACATGGCGGAAATTCATTCGAAGGTGAATTTGGAGGCGGCCAACTTTAGAATGCAGATCGGAGAGGAACCTTGTCTTCCCGACGAGACCGGGATTTTTGCCGGCTGGTTCTGGTCCTGCCCGAAAAAAGACGGATCCGTAACCAGCCTAACCTTATGGGGAGATCACTTCGGAGATTTACTCCGGGACTTAAATGGGATCGCACTCGGAATCGGAAATCTTCAGAGTCTTCCTTGGTTGGAGGAACTTTATGAAAACTAG